ACGTGTCCGAGCCAGCCGGCGGTGATCCGGTCGCGGTGCGCACCTTCCGCACCCGGAAGCTCCCGGTTCCCGCGCTGCCGGCCGGCCCGGCGGCCGACGCCTGGCTCGGCGCGCTGCTCGGCTGGCCGGTCCGGCTGGTCTGGCTGGCCCGGCCGACCCGTCACCTGGCCGCCGCTGACCGCGAGCACGACACCGGTGACCAGGTCAGCTTCGCCGACGCCTACCCGCTGCTGCTGGCGAACGCCGCCTCCCTCGACGCGCTCAACGGCTGGCTGGCCGAGGCCGGGGAGGAGCCGGTGCCGATGGCCCGGTTCCGGCCCAACCTGGTGGTCGAGGGGGCATCGGCCTGGGCCGAGGACGACTGGGTCGGCCGGTCGATGCGTATCGGCGACCTGCGGTTCCGCGCCGCCGGGCCGTGCGACCGCTGCGTGGTGACCACCACCGACCAGGAGACCGGGGTACGCACGAAAGAACCGCTGCGCACACTCGGGCGGTATCGCAACGTCCAGCAGAAGCTCCTCTTCGGCCTGAATCTGGTACCGGTCGACAGTGGACCGTTGGCCGTCGGCGCCCCGCTCGTCATCGAGCCCTGACCGGCTGCGCTGCTCCGGGAGCGCACCGGTCACCGTCCGTCGATGCTGTCTTAGCTTTGGCTTAGCCGGCTTGTCCGGCCCCTCACGGGTCCGGCAGCATCGCCGTCGTGACGGACGGAAGCGCTCCCGGCGGCGTCGACATCGAGCTTGACCTGGATCGGGCTCCGGACGGCCGGCCCGCGCCCTCGTCCGGCCCGGTGCCCTGGCTGGTCGCCACCGGCGTCACCATCCTCGCGGCGGCGCTCGGGCTCACCCTGACGCTGCGATCCGGCTCCGCCCCGGCCTGCGCCGCCGGCCGCACGCTCGCCGCCGCGCCGCTCACCGGCACCGCCACGCACAACGGCAAGGCGACCTTCTACGACTTGAACGGTGCCGGCGGCAACTGCTCGAACCCCGCCGCGCCGGCCAACCGGCTCTACGTCGCGCTCGGTCCCACGGAGTATGCCGCCGGCGCCGCCTGCGGCGGGTTCCTCGACGTGACCGGCCCGAAGGGCACCGTCCGCGTCCTGATCATGGATCAGTGCCCGGAGTGCGCGCCCGGACATCTCGACCTGTCCCGGGAGGCGTTCGCCCGGATCGCGGACCCGGTCAAGGGCCTCGTCCCGGTCACCTACCGCGCGGTGGTCAACCCGCCGCTGCCCGGCCCGCTCACCTTCCGCATCAAGGAGGGCGCGTCGCAGTGGTGGTTCGCCGTCCGGGTGGGCAACCACGGCAATCCGCTGCGCGCCGTCGAGGTCCGGCAGGGTGACAGCGGTCCGTGGCGGACGGCCGTGCGGCAGGACTACAACTACTGGCTGATCGCCTCCGGCGCGGGCGCCGGGCCGTTCAGCGTCCGGGTGAGCGACGTCTACGGGCACCGCGCCACCGTCGCCGGCATCCGGATGGCACCCGGCCAGGTGCAGACCAGCGCGGTCCGGATGTACGCGACCGGCGCCGCGGCGGCCACCCCGCGCCCGCCCGCCTCGGCGCGGCCGTCCGCCACCCGAGCAGGGGGTACGCCGACACCGGCCCGCCGTCCGGTCGAGGTCGCGAGGGCGAGCGCGCCGGCCGCCGAAACGCCGTCGACCCGCCCGGCCGGGGCCACGGCCCGCTGGTGCGGCTGACCGGTCAGTCGGTCGGGGTCAGGTCGAGCCACATCAGGATCTCATCCCGATCGTCTCCGGGCGCCAGCCGCAGCGCGCCCGGTAGCCTGCCGATCTCGCGGTATCCCAGGCGGCGGTAGAACCCGTCCAATCCCAGCCCGTCCCGCACCGTCACGTGCAGTGCCTCGTGGCCCAACTTCCGGCCCAGCCGGGTGGCCTCGCGCATCAGTGCCGAGCCGTACCCGGTGCCCTGGGTGTCCGGGTGGACCATCACCCGCTTCAGTACGCACCAGTGCGCCTTGAGCGGGAACCGGTTGTCACTGAAGATCAGCACGGCCACCAGGCGGTCACCGGCGTACCCGACCAGCAGCCGGTCCGGCCCGTCGGTGATCCCGGCGAAGGTCGGGTCGGCGGTGGCATGGACGTCGGTGGCGGTGACCGGGGGTACGAAGCCGACCGCGCCGCCGGCGTTGGTGACGTCCACCCAGAGGGCGACGATCTCGGCGCGCAGCTGCGGGGTCAGGTCGGGATCGAGGACGAAGTGCAGGCTCACGGCACCCATCCTGACCGCGCGAGCACCCGATCGGCCCGAGGTGTGCTCCGACCAACAGTGCGGGCCCCGAGCACTCACGTGTGGCTCAATCGTGCGGGAGGGGGGACTCGAACCCCCACGTCCAATAGGACAATAGGACCTAAACCTACCGCGGCTGCCGTTACGCCACTCCCGCCAACCTGCTGATTCTAGAGCGTCTGGCTACGGCGGTGTCACCTCGGTGATGTTGCGCGCGGCGGCGGCCGCCGTGGCCAGCGCCTCGGGCGTGTACTTGTATCGGACCATTCACACATGGTGACGGCCCGATACGACAGTCAGTCCAGGCCGAGGTCGCGGCGGAGTTTGGCGACGTGCCCGGTGGCCTTGACGTTGTAGAACGCGTGCTCGATCTTGCCGTCGGCGTCGATGACGAAGGTCGAGCGGATCACGCCGGTCACGGTCTTGCCGTACAGCTGCTTCTCGCCGTACGCGCCGTACGCGTTGAGCACCGCCTTGTCCACGTCCGAGACCAGCGGGAAGGTGATCGCGTCCCGGTCGCGGAACTTCGCCAGCTTCTCCGGCTTGTCGGGGGATATGCCCACCACCTCGTAGCCGGCGGCCTGGAGGGAGGCGAGCGAGTCGCGGAAGTCGCAGGCCTGCTTGGTGCAGCCCGGGGTCATCGCCGCCGGGTAGGCGTAGAGGACCACCTTGCGGCCTCGCAGGTCGGACAGGGTGAGCTGGTCACCGGTGTCGGTGGGGAGGGTGAACTCGGGGGCGGGGTCACCGGGAGTGAGGCGGTCGGGCGCGGTCATGGCCCGACCCTACCGCCGGGCCGGCCGGTGCCGCCGCTGCCCACGCGCCAGCGCGGCGGCGATCCTGACCCCTGCGCCGTACCTCCGAAGGTGATCAAGAACATGCGTTGTTGCCAGAGTCTGGCAACAACGAGGTATGGGAAATAGGCTGACCTCGCCGGCCCGTACGGGCCCGCTGACGCGTGGGAGGTCGCGTGGAAACCCTGGCGATGCACATCTCGAACGGGATCATCGATGGTCCCGTCGCAGCGGTCTTCGCGGCGCTGGCCCTCGCCGCGCTCACCGGCTGCGTCCTGCGCGGCCGGCGCGACCTGGACGACCGGCTGGCCCCGATGGCCGGCCTGGTGGCCGCGTTCATCTTCGCCGTCCAGATGCTCAACTTTCCGATCTTCACGGCCGGGGTAAGCGGCCACCTGCTCGGTGGCGCGCTCGCCGCGATGCTCGTCGGCCCGTGGGTCGGCGCGCTCTGCGTGGCCGTGGTGCTGGTCGTGCAGGCGCTGATCTTCGGTGACGGCGGCGTCGCGATGCTCGGCCTCAACATCACCAACATGGCGCTGCTCGGCACCGCCGCGGCGTACCTGCTGATCGCGGTGCTGCTGCGGGTGCTGCCCCGTACCCGGGCCGGCCTGGCCGTGACCGCGTTCGTCTCCGCGATGCTCAGCGTGGTGGTCGCGTCGCAGGGCTTCGTCCTGCAGTACTGGCTGGGCGGCACCACCGACCTGGGCGGCAACCTGGCCGGCCTGGCCGGAACCATGGCCGGGGTTCACCTGCTGATCGGCATCGGTGAAGGCCTGATCACCGCGACGACCGTGCTCACCGTCGCGAAGGTTCGCCCCGATCTCGTCTACGCGTTGCGCGGGCTGCGGTCGACGTCCGCGCCCGCCGTCCCGGTCGTCGGAGGTGTCCGGTGAAGAACCGTTCCTGGGGTTTCCTGGTCGGCGGGCTGCTGGTCGCCCTGCTGCTGGCCGGGGTCGTGAGCAACTACGCCTCGTCCCACCCGGACGGGTTGGACTCGTCGCTGCTGAAGGGCTGCACCGTCGACGCCGATGACAACATCGTCGGCGGAAGCTGCCCGGCCCAGCAGACTCGGGACCACGAGTTGGGGGACAGCCCGCTCGCCGACTACGGCGTGCGGGGAGTGGGCAACGACTTCCTCTCCACCGGCCTCTCCGGGGTGCTCGGGGTGCTGCTGACCTTCGCGATCGGTGCCGGTGGCTTCTGGCTGCTGCGCCGCCGTGGCACCACGTCGACCCCGGGTGACACGGCGACGTCCGTCGAGGGCGCGGCGCCGGCCGAGGGTGACGCGGCGACGTCCCGCGCCGGCGCGGCCGGCTGAGCGAGGAGTACGCAGATGGGTGCCGGTCACGGGCACGTGCTGTACCGGGAGTCGGACTCTCCCGTGCACCGGCTCCCGCCCGAGGTCAAGATCGTGGCGATGGTGGTCTTCACCATCGCCGTGGTAGCCACCCCGCGCGCGGCGTTCTGGGCCTTCGGCGCGTACGCCCTGCTGGTGGCGGCGGTGGCGGCGCTGGCCAGGGTGGGGCCCCGGTGGCTGCTCAGCCGGGCACTGATCGAGGTGCCGTTCGTGCTGTTCGCCGTGGCGCTGCCGTTCCTCGGCGCCGGTGAACGGGTCGACGTGCTGGGCCTGCGACTGTCCGAGGACGGGTTGCACGGCGCGTGGAACATCCTGGCCAAGGGCACCCTGGGCGTCCTCGCCTCGCTGCTGCTCGCCGCGACCACCACCACCCGGGACCTGATCGTGGGGCTGGACCGGCTGCACTGCCCGCAGGTGCTCACCCAGATCGCCACGTTCATGCTGCGCTACCTCGACGTGCTGGTCGGCGAGGCGCGGCGGATGCGGGTGGCGCGGATCTCGCGGGGTGACGACCCGCGCTTCCTGTGGCAGTTGCGCGGCTTCGCCGCCGGGATCGGGGCGCTGTTCCTGCGGGCCTTCGAACGCGGTGAGCGGGTCTACCTGGCGATGCTGTCCCGGGGCTACACCGGGCGGATGCCCGCGGTGTGGCAGGGCGACGGCGCGGCGACCGCCGGTCAGTGGCTGGTCGCGGCGACCGTGCCGGTGTTGGCGGCCTCCATCGCCGCCACCGCCGTCGTGCTGACATGATCGGTGCCGTGCAGACCGCTGTCTCGCTGGACGTTCGTGGCGTTCGGTACGCCTACCCGGACGGGCATGTGGCCCTGCACGGGGTGGACCTGACGGTGCCGCGCGGCGACCGGGTGGCGCTGCTCGGGCCCAACGGTGCCGGTAAGACCACGCTGGTGCTGCACCTCAACGGCATCCTCACCCCGACCGAGGGCAGCGTGAGCGTCGGCGGGCTGACCGTCACGACGGACCGGGCCACCCTCGCCGAGGTGCGCCGCCGGGTGGGCATCGTCTTTCAGGACCCGGACGACCAACTCTTCCTGCCCACGGTGGCGGAGGACGTCGCGTTCGGGCCGGCCAACCTGGGCCTGCGCGGTGCGGAGCTCGCCGCCCGGGTGGACGAGGCGCTCGCCGCGGTGGGGATGAGCGAGCACCGGGACCGGGCGCCGCAGCACCTCTCCTTCGGGCAGCGCCGCCGGGTGGCGGTGGCCACCGTGCTCGCCATGCACCCGGAGATCCTGGTGCTGGACGAGCCGTCATCGAACCTGGACCCGGCGGCCCGCCGCGAGCTGGCCGAGATCCTGCGCGAGCTGCCGGTGACCCTGCTGATGGTGACGCACGATCTGCCCTACGCGGCCGAGCTGTGCGAACGCGCAGTGATCCTCGACGCCGGCCGCATCGTCGCCGACGCCCCCACCCTCGACCTGCTGTCCAACCCCACGCTGCTCGCCCGCCACCGCCTGGAACTTCCCTACGGTTTCGCGCCGCGCCCCTGACCAGCGGGCGGGTGCGGGTCAGGTCTGGGCGGGAGCGGGGGTTCGGGAGGCAGCGCGTAGCCGGAGGATGCCGGCGGTGGTTGCGCCGGCGCCGGTGATCAGCACCAGCGTGACCATGATCCGGGCGTACTCGGCCGGCCAGGGGACCGGGGCGATGGAACGGGCGAACACCGCGGCGTTGGCCACCCCGGCGAAGAGCGCCAGACAGGCCCCGGCCAGCGCCACCGCGAAGTCGGCGGCGGGGCGGCGGGCCAGCGCGTAGCAACCGGCGGCGATCGCGCCGAGGCCGGTGAGCAGCGACCAGACCTGCCCGGACAGCAGCCCGACCAGTACCCCGCCCACGCCCTGGGCGCCGGCGTCCAGTTCCCGGCCCACCGGGTACAGCACGGCGACCGCGCCGCCGGCGATGAGCAGCGCGCCCAGCGCGGACAACGCCCGTGCGCCGGCCGGCGCGGCGGCGGCGAGCAGGCCGAGCGCACCTACCGCGAGCACCCCGACGATGGTCACCGCCCACCAGGTGTACGCGTCCGGTGGCGGCACCCAGTCCAGCGTGCCGCGGATCTGCGCCGGGTCGCCTCCGTCGCGCAGCGGGATCGTCCAGTCCCGGACCCGGTGCTCACGATCCGGCGCGGCGCGTACGGCGTCCGGCGGTGCCGGCTCCTGCCACAGCGCGCGCTGGTCGTGCCAGCGGGCCGTCGTCCCGTCGGCGATCCGCTGCCAGGACGGCGCTGCCGCCGGGTCCGCCTCGGCGGGCAGCGTGGTGTCCCCGGCGATCGTGCGGTTCAGGTACGTGGCGGGGGACCGGCTGTTCTCGAACACCCCGTCCGGGCCGATCCGCAGGTACGGCTCGCCGGAGTAGCCGATCACCTCGATCGGGCGGCCGGTGCGGTTGGTCAGCTCCAGTCGGGCGCCCGCCTCGATCACCCGTACCTCCAGCCCGGGTCGGGCGGGCGCGACGCCGGTGGTCCGGGTTCGGTAGTCGGTGCCGTCCGGGGCGTCCGCGCCGTGCGCGGCGGCCGGTGCCGCGGTGAGCAGGGTGGCCGCGCAGGCGGCGGTGGCGACCAGGCCGGCACGGGCCAGCAGGGTACGGATCACTAGCCGGCCGCCGCCACGGCTGCGGTGAGGCCCTGCGGGCTGCGGTCGGCGAGCGGCTTACCGTTGACCAGGATGGTCGGCGTGCCGGTGACATCGCCCCGGCTGGCCTCGTCGGTGACGTGCTCGGTCCACGTCCGGTACGTGTTGTCCTTGACGCAGCCGGCGAACGAGCCGCGGTCCAGCCCCACGCCGGTGCCGATGTCGATCAACTCGTCGTCGCTGAGCCCGGCGCTGCCCTCCGGTGGCTGCTTGTCGAAGAGCGCCTTGGCGTACTCGCGGAACTTGCCCCCGGCCGCGGCGCAGCCGGAGGCGGCCGAGGAGCGGGTGGAGTAGTCGGTGGTGGAGAAGCGGTTGAGGTACGCCACCGGGTGGTAGACCACCGTCGCCTTGTTCTCGGCCACCAACTGCTCCAGGGTCGCCCCGCTGGTCTGCTCGAACTGCTTGCAGGCCGGGCAGAGGAAGTCCTCGAAGATGTCGACGGTGACCGGCCCGCCGCCGGTGACGATGCCGGTGCCGTCCGCGTTGGCGCCGGGCGGGGTGGTGAAGTCGTCCGAGCGTTGGCTGGACCAGACGCTCCAGCCGATCAGGCCGGCGATGACCAGCACGGCGACGGCGGCGGCGGAGACCCAGAGCGTGCGCCGGCGGCGTCGTTCGCGGGCCAGTTGCTGGCGGACCACCCGGGCCGCGTCACGCTGCCCCTTGCGACTACTCATCCTCGTCCTCCAAGGCGGGTTCACCGGACAGCCACCCGTCCACCGAGACGGGCGTACGCGGCCAGATCAGGAGAAAACCGGCCAGCACCAAGAATCCCAGGTCGCGCAGGATCTCCGGGAGGTAACTCGGTGCCTGCCCCTCGGCGAGCTGCCCGCCGCTGCCGAAGCAGCCGCAGTCGATGGCCAGGCCACGCGCCCAGGCCGAGGCGATCCCGGCGATGAAGACCACCAGCAGTACGGCGGAGACCACCGCGCTGAGCCGGGTGGCCAGCCCGAGCAGCAGGAGCACGCCCAGCGCCAGCTCGACGAAGGGCAGCGCGGCACCGACCACGGTCGCCACGTCGTACGGCATCACCTGGTAGGCGTTGACGGCCCGGCCGGAGGCGGCCAGGTCGCCGACCTTCGACGCGCCGGCGACCAGCCAGACGGCGGCGAGGCCGAGTCGGGCGGCGGTGCCGAGCCAGGGCCGGATGGTGGACCAGCGGGCGGCCCGGGTGGGAGGTGCTGTCACGGTCATCAGGATCGCAGCGTGGATACCTCCGCCTTCAGGCGGAGGAGGAACGCCGCTCCCTCCCCTCGATAGTCGTCTTACATGATCCACTGCTAGGATGTGAGGCATGGGTGAGGTGGTGAAACGGGCGTACAAGTACCGCTTCTATCCGACCCCTGAGCAGGCCGAACAGTTGAACCGCACCTTCGGGTGCGTGCGCAAGGTCTACAACCTGGGGCTGGAAGCGCGCACGCGCGCGTGGGCGGTGCACCGGCAGCGCAGCACCTACGTGCAGTCGTCTGCGTGGCTGACGCAGTGGAAGCGCTGCGAGGAGTTGGTGTTCCTCAACGAGGTCAGTTCCGTGCCCTTGCAGCAGGCGTTGCGGCACCTGCAAGCCGGGTTCGCCGCGTTCTGGGGCAAGCGGTCGCGGTACCCGCGTTTCAAGTCCAAGCGCAAGTCTCGGGCGTCGGCGGAGTACACCCGCTCGGCATTCCGCTGGCGCGACGGGCAGCTCACCCTGGCCAAGATGGACGCCCCGCTGACCATCGTGTGGTCCCGGCCCCTGCCCGACGGCGCCGAGCCGTCCACGGTCACAGTGTCCCGTGACGCGGCCGGCCGGTGGTTCGTGTCCCTGCTGGTCGAGGACTCCACCGTTAAGCCGCTTCCCCCGCTCAGCACGGCGGTGGGCGTTGATGCGGGCATCACCAGCCTGGTCACCCTCTCCACCGGGGAGAAGGTCACCAACCCGCGCCACGAGCGCGCTGACCGCCGCAAGCTCGCGAAGGCGCAACGCAACCTGTCTCGCAAGGCCAAGGACTCCGCCAACCGGGCGAAAGCCCGCCTCGCGGTGGCCCGGATTTACGCCCGCATCGCCGATCGGCGGCGGGACCACCTGCACAAGCTGTCGACTCGACTCGTCCGCGAGAACCAAACGGTCGTGATCGAGGATCTCAGTGTGCGCAACTTGCTGCGCAACCACTCGCTGGCCCGCGCCATTTCCGATGCGGCGTGGACGCAACTGCGCTGCATGATCGAGTACAAGGCCGCCTGGTACGGGCGGACTGTGATCGCCGTCGACCGCTGGCATCCGAGCACGAAGACCTGTTCGGCGTGCGGGCGGATCAACACCGCGATGACTCTCGGCGTTCGTGTCTGGACGTGCTCGGGCTGTGATGCCGTGCATGACCGGGACGTCAACGCCGCGAAGAACATTCTCGCCGCCGGGCTGGCGGAGAGGTGAAACGCCTGTGGAGGGCCGGTGAGACCCGACCCGCGCAAGCGGTGAAGGCGCGGCCCGGTGAAACAGGAACCCCCTCGGGTGACCGAGGGAATCCCCGCCCTTCAAAGCGGTGGAGGATGTCAATTGTCGTCCCGTCCTCTCAGCCGGTCAGGGCGTCGCCGACCGCCTCGACCAGCTCGTCACGGGCCCGGGCGACCCGAGAGCGGATGGTGCCCACCGGCACGCCCTCAACGGCGGCGGCCTCGGCGTACGACAGGCCGAGCAGCTGGGTGAGCACGAACGCGCCGCGCCGCTCAGGGCTCAACCGGCGGACCAGGTCGCTGGCGCCGAGCTGACCGGCCGGGTCCGGGTGCGGTCGGTCGGTGTACGCGTTGGCCGC
The nucleotide sequence above comes from Micromonospora sp. NBC_00389. Encoded proteins:
- a CDS encoding MOSC domain-containing protein, with product MRLTSIHTYPVKGCHRLDHDGAFVQPWGLAGDRRWMVVDANGVGVTQRETTRLVGLRATVRPGGLSLRADGQPDLDVSEPAGGDPVAVRTFRTRKLPVPALPAGPAADAWLGALLGWPVRLVWLARPTRHLAAADREHDTGDQVSFADAYPLLLANAASLDALNGWLAEAGEEPVPMARFRPNLVVEGASAWAEDDWVGRSMRIGDLRFRAAGPCDRCVVTTTDQETGVRTKEPLRTLGRYRNVQQKLLFGLNLVPVDSGPLAVGAPLVIEP
- a CDS encoding expansin EXLX1 family cellulose-binding protein, producing MTDGSAPGGVDIELDLDRAPDGRPAPSSGPVPWLVATGVTILAAALGLTLTLRSGSAPACAAGRTLAAAPLTGTATHNGKATFYDLNGAGGNCSNPAAPANRLYVALGPTEYAAGAACGGFLDVTGPKGTVRVLIMDQCPECAPGHLDLSREAFARIADPVKGLVPVTYRAVVNPPLPGPLTFRIKEGASQWWFAVRVGNHGNPLRAVEVRQGDSGPWRTAVRQDYNYWLIASGAGAGPFSVRVSDVYGHRATVAGIRMAPGQVQTSAVRMYATGAAAATPRPPASARPSATRAGGTPTPARRPVEVARASAPAAETPSTRPAGATARWCG
- a CDS encoding GNAT family N-acetyltransferase; translation: MSLHFVLDPDLTPQLRAEIVALWVDVTNAGGAVGFVPPVTATDVHATADPTFAGITDGPDRLLVGYAGDRLVAVLIFSDNRFPLKAHWCVLKRVMVHPDTQGTGYGSALMREATRLGRKLGHEALHVTVRDGLGLDGFYRRLGYREIGRLPGALRLAPGDDRDEILMWLDLTPTD
- the bcp gene encoding thioredoxin-dependent thiol peroxidase, whose translation is MTAPDRLTPGDPAPEFTLPTDTGDQLTLSDLRGRKVVLYAYPAAMTPGCTKQACDFRDSLASLQAAGYEVVGISPDKPEKLAKFRDRDAITFPLVSDVDKAVLNAYGAYGEKQLYGKTVTGVIRSTFVIDADGKIEHAFYNVKATGHVAKLRRDLGLD
- a CDS encoding energy-coupling factor ABC transporter permease, giving the protein METLAMHISNGIIDGPVAAVFAALALAALTGCVLRGRRDLDDRLAPMAGLVAAFIFAVQMLNFPIFTAGVSGHLLGGALAAMLVGPWVGALCVAVVLVVQALIFGDGGVAMLGLNITNMALLGTAAAYLLIAVLLRVLPRTRAGLAVTAFVSAMLSVVVASQGFVLQYWLGGTTDLGGNLAGLAGTMAGVHLLIGIGEGLITATTVLTVAKVRPDLVYALRGLRSTSAPAVPVVGGVR
- a CDS encoding PDGLE domain-containing protein, whose amino-acid sequence is MKNRSWGFLVGGLLVALLLAGVVSNYASSHPDGLDSSLLKGCTVDADDNIVGGSCPAQQTRDHELGDSPLADYGVRGVGNDFLSTGLSGVLGVLLTFAIGAGGFWLLRRRGTTSTPGDTATSVEGAAPAEGDAATSRAGAAG
- the cbiQ gene encoding cobalt ECF transporter T component CbiQ, with protein sequence MGAGHGHVLYRESDSPVHRLPPEVKIVAMVVFTIAVVATPRAAFWAFGAYALLVAAVAALARVGPRWLLSRALIEVPFVLFAVALPFLGAGERVDVLGLRLSEDGLHGAWNILAKGTLGVLASLLLAATTTTRDLIVGLDRLHCPQVLTQIATFMLRYLDVLVGEARRMRVARISRGDDPRFLWQLRGFAAGIGALFLRAFERGERVYLAMLSRGYTGRMPAVWQGDGAATAGQWLVAATVPVLAASIAATAVVLT
- a CDS encoding energy-coupling factor ABC transporter ATP-binding protein, producing the protein MIGAVQTAVSLDVRGVRYAYPDGHVALHGVDLTVPRGDRVALLGPNGAGKTTLVLHLNGILTPTEGSVSVGGLTVTTDRATLAEVRRRVGIVFQDPDDQLFLPTVAEDVAFGPANLGLRGAELAARVDEALAAVGMSEHRDRAPQHLSFGQRRRVAVATVLAMHPEILVLDEPSSNLDPAARRELAEILRELPVTLLMVTHDLPYAAELCERAVILDAGRIVADAPTLDLLSNPTLLARHRLELPYGFAPRP
- a CDS encoding DsbA family protein, which translates into the protein MSSRKGQRDAARVVRQQLARERRRRRTLWVSAAAVAVLVIAGLIGWSVWSSQRSDDFTTPPGANADGTGIVTGGGPVTVDIFEDFLCPACKQFEQTSGATLEQLVAENKATVVYHPVAYLNRFSTTDYSTRSSAASGCAAAGGKFREYAKALFDKQPPEGSAGLSDDELIDIGTGVGLDRGSFAGCVKDNTYRTWTEHVTDEASRGDVTGTPTILVNGKPLADRSPQGLTAAVAAAG
- a CDS encoding MauE/DoxX family redox-associated membrane protein, giving the protein MTVTAPPTRAARWSTIRPWLGTAARLGLAAVWLVAGASKVGDLAASGRAVNAYQVMPYDVATVVGAALPFVELALGVLLLLGLATRLSAVVSAVLLVVFIAGIASAWARGLAIDCGCFGSGGQLAEGQAPSYLPEILRDLGFLVLAGFLLIWPRTPVSVDGWLSGEPALEDEDE
- a CDS encoding RNA-guided endonuclease InsQ/TnpB family protein — protein: MGEVVKRAYKYRFYPTPEQAEQLNRTFGCVRKVYNLGLEARTRAWAVHRQRSTYVQSSAWLTQWKRCEELVFLNEVSSVPLQQALRHLQAGFAAFWGKRSRYPRFKSKRKSRASAEYTRSAFRWRDGQLTLAKMDAPLTIVWSRPLPDGAEPSTVTVSRDAAGRWFVSLLVEDSTVKPLPPLSTAVGVDAGITSLVTLSTGEKVTNPRHERADRRKLAKAQRNLSRKAKDSANRAKARLAVARIYARIADRRRDHLHKLSTRLVRENQTVVIEDLSVRNLLRNHSLARAISDAAWTQLRCMIEYKAAWYGRTVIAVDRWHPSTKTCSACGRINTAMTLGVRVWTCSGCDAVHDRDVNAAKNILAAGLAER